ACACATGCTAGATATGGAAAGGACGAAAATATTAGTAACCGGCGGCGCAGGCTACATTGGCTCACACGCGGTGGTGGAGCTATACGAAGCTGGATATCAGCCTGTAATCGTTGATAACTTCAGCAATTCTTCTGAGTCTGTGATGCACGGCCTGAAAGAGATTCTGGGGACCAATATAGCGTGCTATGCCATCGACTGCGCTGATGAAATAGCCCTACGGGAGGTTTTTGCGCACGAAAAGGACGTGCGTGGCGCCATCCACTTTGCTGCCTACAAGGCGGTAGGGGAGTCAGTGCAGAAGCCACTAGCCTACTACCATAACAATATCGCTTCCTTGCTGACGCTTTTGAAAGTGATGCAGGAGTTTGAGGTGGCGAACGTGGTATTTTCTTCTTCCTGTACCGTGTACGGCATCCCTGATCAGTTGCCTGTTACGGAGGAAACGCCTACCAAGCCAGCTACCTCGCCCTACGGCAACACCAAAAAGATTTGCGAAGACATCCTGCGTGACGTAGTAGCTGCGCCAAATAGCAGCGT
The window above is part of the Hymenobacter radiodurans genome. Proteins encoded here:
- the galE gene encoding UDP-glucose 4-epimerase GalE; amino-acid sequence: MERTKILVTGGAGYIGSHAVVELYEAGYQPVIVDNFSNSSESVMHGLKEILGTNIACYAIDCADEIALREVFAHEKDVRGAIHFAAYKAVGESVQKPLAYYHNNIASLLTLLKVMQEFEVANVVFSSSCTVYGIPDQLPVTEETPTKPATSPYGNTKKICEDILRDVVAAPNSSVRTILLRYFNPIGAHPSALIGELPLGIPNNLVPFVTQTAAGIREKLTIFGNTYDTPDGTNVRDYIHVVDLAKAHVVAVERLLKGESEPVETFNVGTGRGNSVLEVVQTFEKATGQKLNYVIGPPRPGDVPAIYADVTKANQVLGFQTTTSLEESLASSWKWQQKLMADNAG